A region of the Deltaproteobacteria bacterium genome:
CGCGTCATCGAGCATCACCTCGACATGGTCTTCGACGATCGTCTTCGCGACGGTTGCAGGCGCCGCCGCATGCGGCGTCGGCGGCGGAGCCGGTGGCTTCGGCGCGGGCCGAGCGCTCTTCGGCGGCGGCAGAGTGTCAGATGCCTGAGCCGGTTTCTTCGGCGGCGGCGGCGGCGGAGCCGGTGGGGCCAGTACGGCCGCTTCCGGCGCGGCCGGCTGCTTCAGCAGCGGCGGCGGCTGCCCTCCCATCCAGGCCACGAGCTCGCGACCGGGATCGTCCATGCGCGCGAGCCACAGCGTCATCCCCGAGTCGCGTACCGGGCCTTCTCCAGCCGCGTGGACTTTCTCCACGATTGCGTTGGCGCGGAAGCAATGCTTGCCGTCGGAGAGAGTGGCGATGAGGCGGATGGGCGTTTCGATCGGACGCGGATTGGCCGTCCGAAGGAAGAAGCGGCGCGTGCTCAACTCGGGATGACGTGTGCGAACGTCGTCGAGAATCGCGCAGGGAAGCTTCACCTGGAGCGCGACGCCCGACTTCTTCGAACCCCCCGGATTCGAAGGGTCAGGGGGTTTGTTCCCGCTCACATCGCCATTGTCCGGTGTCGTGCAAACGCTGCCAAGAAACCGGCGGATCCTGCGCACCCACCCCGGCGCCGGACCGCCCACTCCCTGCGCTTGCTGGTCGACCCGCGGCGGGCCTTACCGCTTCGCACCGCCGGCGCGGACGTGCAGGATGTCGCCATCCTGCACCACGTAGTCTTTCCCCTCGAGGCGCAGCTTCCCCGTCTCGCGGGCCCGATGCTCGCTGCCGGCGGCGATGAAGTCCTCGTAGTGAACCACTTCGGCCCGCACGAAGTTCTTCTCCAGGTCGGAATGGATCTTTCCCGCCGCCCGCACCGCGCGATCGCCCTTGCGCACGGTCCAGGCGCGCACTTCGTCCTCCCCGACGGTGAAGAAGGAGATCTGGTGCAGCAGCGCATAGACGGCGCGGAGGAACCGCGCGCGCGCGGTCTCGGTCAGGCCCAGCGAGCCGAGGTAATCGGGCTGCTCGTCGGCGGGCAGCTCGGCGATCTCCGCCTCCACCTCGGCGGAGAGCGCAATCGCTTCTGCGCCCAGCGCCGCGGCCGCTTCCCGAAGGGCGCCCGGCACCTCCGCCGCCGCTTCCGATTCCGGCACGTTGACGACCACGAGAAGCGGCCTGCGGGAGAGAAATCCGAAATGGGCGAGCGCTTGTTCCTCCGCGTCGCTCATCGTCAGGGTCCGCAGCGAGGCGCCCCCTTCCAGGTGCCGGGCCACCCGCTGCAGCTCCTGCGTCTCGCCTCCGGAGTTTCTCTCCTGCCGCAGGCGCTGGAGGCGCTTCTCCGCCACCTGCAGGTCGGAGAGGATCAGCTCGGAGTCGTAGTCGCGCAGATCGCGGAGCGCATCGGCATCCGCCTCGAAAGCCCTGATCACGAGGCAGAGCGCGTCGACCTCGCGCAGCGCCTGCAGGGCTTCCGCCTCGAGCGACACTCCCTTGCTCCGCGGTCCGGGCAGGTCGGCGAGCAGCACCTCGGCGGGCGTCGTCTTGCGTGGCTTGAACATCGCGCTGAGCCGGTCGAGACGCCCATCCGGGACCTTGATGGCGCCGAGGTGCAGCTTGGCTTCCGGTCCTCGTTTGAGGCCGGTGAGCGCATTGAAGAGGGTAGTCTTGCCCGACCTCGAAAATCCCGCGAGACCAGCGCGCATGGCGGCCCCCGCCACAACGACGGAACCAAGCTGCCGAACAAGCCTATCACGACGGCATCCTGCGATGGCCAGCCGACGCCGAAGCGCCGGCGGACGCGTCGGGCGCGAACTAGAACCTGGACATGGAACTGTTCGGCATGGAAACCGTGGGCAGCCCGGCCCTGTGGCTCGGGTTCATCGCGCTCGTGCTCGGGATGCTCGCCCTCGATCTCGGCATCTTCCACCGCAAGGCACATGCGGTCTCGCTCAAGGAGGCCGGCGTCTGGAGCGTCGTCTGGGTGGGCCTCGCGGCGTTGTTCGCGGCCGCCGTCTACGCCTGGTTCGGGCCGGAGCGAGCACTGGAGTTCACGACCGGCTACCTCATCGAGAAGGCGCTGGCGATCGACAACATCTTCGTGTTCGTCGTCATCTTCGCGACCTTCGGCGTCGCCGCCGCCTACCAGCACCGCGTGCTCTTCTGGGGCATCGTCGGCGCGCTGATCATGCGCGCGGCCTTCATTCTCGCCGGCGGCACATTCCTGCAGCGGTTCCACTGGGCCATGTACCTGTTCGGTGGGCTGCTGATCGCCACCGGCGTGAAGCTCTTCATCGACAGGAACAAGGAGCCTCACCCCGAGCAAAACCCGGTGGTGCGGACATTCCGGAAGATCCTTCCGGTCAGCAGCGAAAACCATGGGCCGCGCTTCACCATCATCAAGGATGGGCGGCGCTTTGCCACCCCGCTGTTCATCGCGTTGATCACCGTCGAGGTCACGGACGTCGTCTTCGCCGTGGATTCCATCCCGGCGATCTTCGCGGTCACCACCGATCCCTTCATCGTCTTCACCTCGAACATCTTCGCCATCCTCGGGATGCGCTCGCTCTACTTCCTCCTCGCCGGGGTGGTGACCAGGTTCCGGTACCTGACCGTCGGGCTGTCCGTGGTGCTGGTCTTCGTCGGCGCGAAGATGGTCCTCGCCGACGTCTACGAGGTCCCCGTCGTCGCCTCGCTGGCGGTCATCGCCGCCATCCTTGCCGCGGCGGTGATCGCCTCGTTGCTCCGTTCGCGTGCCGTCCTCAATCGCGAGCGCAGAACTGCTCGACGGTCTGCAACAGCGTGACCAGGTCGACCGGCTTCCTCAGGAATCCCGCCGCCTCCATCTGCTCGGCAAGGCCGGTCGCGTCTGCGTGAGCGCTCAGGACTACCACCGGGATCTCACGAAGCGCTTCGTCGAGCCGCTGCAAGTTGCGGAATTCCTTGCCGTCCATCACCGGCATCATCATGTCGAGCAGGATCACGCAGGGCCGAGGCGCGGCGCCGCGTAGCTCGTCGAGCGCATCCACGCCGTTCGACGCCTCGAGCGCGCGGTAGTTGCGGTCGGTCAGCACCTCGACGATGGCGTCCCGGGTGTCTGCGTCGTCCTCGACGATGAGAACGGTCCTGGCGCACGCCGACGCGCTCACATCCGCGCCTGCGGGACGCGGTGCAGGCCCGCCACCGATGGAACGGTGAAACGGGGGAGCTCGACGACGAAAGTGGCGCCCTCGCCCGCGGCGCTGTCGACGGAAATCGTTCCCTGGTGCGCTTCGACGATGTGCCGGGTGATGTAGAGCCCCAGACCCATTCCGCCATAGTGACGAGTGGGCGCGGCGCGCTGGAAGCGGCCGAAGATGCGATTGACGTCCTGCGCGCCGATTCCGATTCCCCGATCGGCGATGGCGAGCCGCACGACGTCCTCCTTGACCTCCAGTTTCACGGTCACCGGTTTGCCCGCTCCGTACTTCAGGGCGTTGGACAAGAGGTTGACGAGGATCTGCTCGATCCGCAGACGGTCCCAGGTTCCTTCCGCCTTCTCGGGCAGCTCCAACTCCAGCAGCACGCGCGCGTTCGCCGCCGGGTCCCGGAAGTCGTCGGCGACCTGGCGCACGAGCGTGGACAGATCGAACTCCTCCGGCGACAACTCCAGTCGCCCTTGCGCGATCCGCGATACGTCGAGGAGGCGATCGATCAAGCGCGCGAGACGCTCGGTCTGGCGAACGGCCCCTTCCAGGCGCTCGGTTTTCTTGTCTGCGTCCCGCACCATGCCGCGCTCCAGCCCCTGCAGCTTGAGCTGCAGGGCGGTGAGCGGAGTGCGCAGCTCGTGCGCGGCGACGGAGATGAATTCGTCGCGCTCGCGCAGCGCAGTCTGCGCCTGTTGCGTCCTGCCCCGTTCCTCGAAAGCTTCCAGCTCCGCGTCGCGGAGCTGCTCCTCCACGTGGCTGCGAGCCACGGCCGAGGCGACCACGTTGGCAACTGCCTCCAGGAAGATGACGTCGTTCCCCGTCAGTTGCGGCGAGGCGCGCACCGTCAGCAGGCCGTACGGCTCGGACCCTCGGTCGGGTCCATGGACGGCGACGGTCGCCGATCCGTCGGAGGGCACTTGCCCGCCGCGAAGGAGCCGGACGTCTTCGACCTGGAGGGACTCGCGGATTGTCCGCAGCGCCGCTTCCACCACTTCGTCGAGCTCTCGCGTTTGCAGCGCATGAAGCCCGAGGTTCGAAATCGCCGTCTGCTGCCGTGCGCGCTCCTCCAGCTGCTGAGCCGCGCGCTTGCGCTCGGTCACGTCGCGCGTCACCTTGGTGAAGCCGACCAGCTCGCCCTGCGGAGTTCGCACGGCCGTGAGCACCACGCTGGCCCAGAAGCGACTGCCGTCCTTGCGCAGGCGAAAACCCTCTTCCTCGAAGCGGCCGGTGGTCGCTGCGATCTCGAGCTCGCGTTGCGGCCTGCCCGACTCGACGTCGTCACGGGGATAAAAGATGGAGAAGTGGCGTCCGATGATTTCCCCGGCCGAATAACCCTTCAGACGCTCGGCGCCGCTGTTCCAGCTCACAACGTGGCCGCCGCGGTCGAGGAGAAAGATCGCGTAGTCCTTCACGCTGTGGATCATCAGGCGGAGCCGCTCTTCGCTCTGCTTGAGCTGCTCCTCCACGCGGCGGCGGTCCGTGAGATCGCGGGTGACCTTGACATAGCCACGGACCTCGCCGTGGGCCCCGAAGATGGCGGACAGCACGACGTCGGCCCAGAAGTGCGACCCGTCCTTGCGCACGCGCCAACCCTCGTCCTCGACGCGGCCCTCGGTCGCGGCAATCCGCAGCAGCCGTTGCGGGCGGCCGGCGAGCCGATCCTCCTCGGTGTAGAAGCGATGGAAGCTTTGTCCGATGATCTCGCCGGGCGCATATCCCTTCAGCTGCCGCGCGCCGGTGTTCCAGGTCAGGACGCGACCGGACGGATCGAGCAGGAAAATGGCGTAGTCGCGAATGCTATCGGTGACTGCCCGCAACTCTGCCGAGCCTTCGAGCGACTGCAGTTCTAAAGGCACGCCGGCATTCTCCACGGAGCGTCAGAGGTAACCTCTCTACGGTAAGAATGCAGTCAAATTCCATACATTGCAGGCAGACTTTCGCTCAGTCGATCGGAGGTCGCTGGTGAAAGGCGGCCACGAACGGCGACGCAGGCGCTCTGCGAAGCTCTTCCGGCGTGCCCTGCTGCACGATGCGGCCCCCCTCCACCACGGCAACGCGGTCGGCGAGCATCGCGTCCTGTGGATCGTGCGAGACGATCAGCGCCGGCAGGCGCCACTGCTGCAGCGACGTGCGGAGGTTCGCGCGCAGCTCGCGCCGGGCGGAGGGATCCAGCGAAGCGAACGGCTCGTCGAGAAGCAGTGCCCGGGGCTCGCGCGCCAGCGCCCGCGCCAGCGCCAGCCGCTGGCGCTCACCGCCGGAGAGCGCGTCGATTCGCCGATGGGCGAGATGGGAGGCTGCGAGGCGCTCGAGCCAGGCCGCGGCGTGCGCGCGCCGTTCCCGCCGGGGAAGATGTGCGAGTCCGAAGGCGACGTTTCCGATCCCGTCGAGGTGCGGAAACAGCGCGTAGTCCTGGGGAACGTATCCGATGTGTCGCTCCTCGGGGGGAACGTCGATGCGCTCCGCGTAGAGGGTCCTGCCGTCCAACGCGATCCGTCCGTTGTCGGGACGGATCGAGCCCAACAGCAGGCGCAGCATGGACGACTTTCCGGCTCCGTTGGGACCGGCGACGACCAGCGTCTCCTTGCCCACCGACAGCTCGAACGCGAGGTCGAGCGTGCCGAGGCGCTTTGCGACCCGCGCCTCAAGCACCGAGGGCCTCGCGTGCCATGCGCCGGAGCACGAGGAGCACGGCGAATGCGACCACGACCATGATCAGCGCCAGCGCCTGCGCCGCGCGCAGATCGGTCTCCATCGCCGTGTAGACCGCCAGCGGCAGGGTCTGCGTGCGTCCCGTCAGATTGCCGGCGAAGAGAAGGGTCGCCCCGAACTCGCCCAGCGAGCGGGCCCAGCTCATGGCGGCACCCGCGATCAGCGTCGGCGCGGAAAGCGGAAGCGCGACGCGGACGAAGGTGCGGAAAGGAGTCGCGCCCAGGGTGCGGGCCACGATGAGCAGGTTTTCGTCGACGCGGCGAAAGGCGGCGATCGCCGCCTGGATGAAAAAGGGAGCCGAGACGAACGCCTCCGCGAGCACCACCGCCGGAGTGGTGAAGGCGAGGCCGTAACCTTCGCGCGCGAGGAAGGCTCCGACCAGCCCGCGGCGCCCGAACGCGAGCAGGAGCCCGACGCCCGCCACGGCAGGCGGGATCACCGCCGGCAATTGCGTCACTGTCTCGATCGCCCTCGCGAGCGGACCCCGATGCCGCGCCACCCACCACGCCACCAGGGATCCGAGAACCACCACCAGCATCAGGCTGCTGCTGCTCGTCGTCAGCGAAAGGCGCAGCGCCGGAGCGAGGAGAGGATGGCGGATGCCGGCGAGGAAGTCGCGCCAGCCGAGTGTCAGGGCGAGCGCCGCGACCGGCAGGAGAAGGAAGGTCACCAGCAGCGCCGTTGCGCCGATCTGGACGAGGTTCCAGGCCCGGCGGCTCACTGGAACCCGAAACGAGACAGGATCGCGCGGCCGCCGGGCGAAAGGACGAGCTCCACGAAGGCGCGCGCCATGGCCGGGTCGCGCGCGCCCCGAAGCGCCGCGATCGGGTATTCCGCGAGGGCGTTCACCTGCCTGGGGATGGAGATGGCCTCGACGGTGTCGCGGGCGGCGAGCGCATCGGTGCGATAGACGATCGCGGCGTCTGCCTCGCCGAGCCTCACCTTCGCCAGGACCTGGCGCACGTTCAGCTCGCGGGACGCGACATGGGCGCCGACGGCTTTCGCGAAAGCAGGACCGTACAGCGCCGACGCGGCATCGAGGATTCGAAGCGCATACGACCCGATCGGGACCTCCGGCGCTCCGAGCACGATCCGTTGCGCCCGCGGAAGATCCTGCAAGCCGCCGATTCCCGCCGGAT
Encoded here:
- the ychF gene encoding redox-regulated ATPase YchF is translated as MRAGLAGFSRSGKTTLFNALTGLKRGPEAKLHLGAIKVPDGRLDRLSAMFKPRKTTPAEVLLADLPGPRSKGVSLEAEALQALREVDALCLVIRAFEADADALRDLRDYDSELILSDLQVAEKRLQRLRQERNSGGETQELQRVARHLEGGASLRTLTMSDAEEQALAHFGFLSRRPLLVVVNVPESEAAAEVPGALREAAAALGAEAIALSAEVEAEIAELPADEQPDYLGSLGLTETARARFLRAVYALLHQISFFTVGEDEVRAWTVRKGDRAVRAAGKIHSDLEKNFVRAEVVHYEDFIAAGSEHRARETGKLRLEGKDYVVQDGDILHVRAGGAKR
- a CDS encoding TerC family protein encodes the protein MELFGMETVGSPALWLGFIALVLGMLALDLGIFHRKAHAVSLKEAGVWSVVWVGLAALFAAAVYAWFGPERALEFTTGYLIEKALAIDNIFVFVVIFATFGVAAAYQHRVLFWGIVGALIMRAAFILAGGTFLQRFHWAMYLFGGLLIATGVKLFIDRNKEPHPEQNPVVRTFRKILPVSSENHGPRFTIIKDGRRFATPLFIALITVEVTDVVFAVDSIPAIFAVTTDPFIVFTSNIFAILGMRSLYFLLAGVVTRFRYLTVGLSVVLVFVGAKMVLADVYEVPVVASLAVIAAILAAAVIASLLRSRAVLNRERRTARRSATA
- a CDS encoding response regulator, whose product is MSASACARTVLIVEDDADTRDAIVEVLTDRNYRALEASNGVDALDELRGAAPRPCVILLDMMMPVMDGKEFRNLQRLDEALREIPVVVLSAHADATGLAEQMEAAGFLRKPVDLVTLLQTVEQFCARD
- a CDS encoding PAS domain-containing sensor histidine kinase codes for the protein MENAGVPLELQSLEGSAELRAVTDSIRDYAIFLLDPSGRVLTWNTGARQLKGYAPGEIIGQSFHRFYTEEDRLAGRPQRLLRIAATEGRVEDEGWRVRKDGSHFWADVVLSAIFGAHGEVRGYVKVTRDLTDRRRVEEQLKQSEERLRLMIHSVKDYAIFLLDRGGHVVSWNSGAERLKGYSAGEIIGRHFSIFYPRDDVESGRPQRELEIAATTGRFEEEGFRLRKDGSRFWASVVLTAVRTPQGELVGFTKVTRDVTERKRAAQQLEERARQQTAISNLGLHALQTRELDEVVEAALRTIRESLQVEDVRLLRGGQVPSDGSATVAVHGPDRGSEPYGLLTVRASPQLTGNDVIFLEAVANVVASAVARSHVEEQLRDAELEAFEERGRTQQAQTALRERDEFISVAAHELRTPLTALQLKLQGLERGMVRDADKKTERLEGAVRQTERLARLIDRLLDVSRIAQGRLELSPEEFDLSTLVRQVADDFRDPAANARVLLELELPEKAEGTWDRLRIEQILVNLLSNALKYGAGKPVTVKLEVKEDVVRLAIADRGIGIGAQDVNRIFGRFQRAAPTRHYGGMGLGLYITRHIVEAHQGTISVDSAAGEGATFVVELPRFTVPSVAGLHRVPQARM
- a CDS encoding ABC transporter ATP-binding protein, coding for MLEARVAKRLGTLDLAFELSVGKETLVVAGPNGAGKSSMLRLLLGSIRPDNGRIALDGRTLYAERIDVPPEERHIGYVPQDYALFPHLDGIGNVAFGLAHLPRRERRAHAAAWLERLAASHLAHRRIDALSGGERQRLALARALAREPRALLLDEPFASLDPSARRELRANLRTSLQQWRLPALIVSHDPQDAMLADRVAVVEGGRIVQQGTPEELRRAPASPFVAAFHQRPPID
- the modB gene encoding molybdate ABC transporter permease subunit, which gives rise to MSRRAWNLVQIGATALLVTFLLLPVAALALTLGWRDFLAGIRHPLLAPALRLSLTTSSSSLMLVVVLGSLVAWWVARHRGPLARAIETVTQLPAVIPPAVAGVGLLLAFGRRGLVGAFLAREGYGLAFTTPAVVLAEAFVSAPFFIQAAIAAFRRVDENLLIVARTLGATPFRTFVRVALPLSAPTLIAGAAMSWARSLGEFGATLLFAGNLTGRTQTLPLAVYTAMETDLRAAQALALIMVVVAFAVLLVLRRMAREALGA
- the modA gene encoding molybdate ABC transporter substrate-binding protein — its product is MTAFASIAAAELVVFAASSLRDAFEELGRRFESSQPAAKVVFNFAGSQELRTQIEHGAGADVFASADGGQLRPLEAAGLIDAPRIFARNEPVIVVPAGNPAGIGGLQDLPRAQRIVLGAPEVPIGSYALRILDAASALYGPAFAKAVGAHVASRELNVRQVLAKVRLGEADAAIVYRTDALAARDTVEAISIPRQVNALAEYPIAALRGARDPAMARAFVELVLSPGGRAILSRFGFQ